The Streptococcus sp. S5 genome contains a region encoding:
- a CDS encoding HXXEE domain-containing protein: MTSVQFYFLFPSLFMLHELEEIVWMPSFVKKISIQYPNNRILSYYTPFAFNAIVLEQFLILMTSLYLSYQFNNYSIYASIIIAYIYHVFGHLIQTIVIRKYVPGLLTGILTSLFALCNLKNEFPIKLYGYSLFTLLVIILNLVVSFMILHKISHKK; encoded by the coding sequence ATGACCAGCGTGCAATTTTACTTTCTATTTCCATCACTCTTCATGCTTCACGAACTGGAAGAAATCGTTTGGATGCCATCCTTTGTCAAAAAAATATCAATCCAGTATCCAAACAATCGAATCCTATCTTATTACACTCCTTTTGCTTTCAATGCCATTGTCTTGGAGCAATTTCTGATCCTAATGACATCGCTATATCTTAGTTACCAGTTTAACAACTATAGCATTTACGCAAGCATCATAATCGCTTATATCTACCATGTTTTCGGACATCTGATTCAAACAATCGTTATACGAAAATATGTGCCTGGATTGTTGACGGGCATTTTAACGAGTTTGTTTGCTCTTTGCAATCTCAAAAATGAATTTCCAATTAAACTTTATGGTTACTCTCTTTTTACCTTATTGGTTATTATTTTAAATCTTGTAGTATCATTTATGATTCTTCATAAAATCAGTCATAAAAAATAG
- a CDS encoding TetR/AcrR family transcriptional regulator encodes MTEQDRRITKTRKAIYQAFLQLLNQKDYEAITVQEIIDLADVGRSTFYSHYESKELLLDELCQKLFHHLFERAEHLSPQDYLAHIFQHFKKNQDHVTSLLLSKNDYFIRQLRKELEHDVYPMVADELIKSHPTIPHSYLKHLVVSHFIETLSWWLKKGKSYTEQEVTQFYLEILKVGSN; translated from the coding sequence ATGACAGAACAGGATCGTCGTATCACCAAAACTCGAAAAGCTATCTATCAAGCTTTTTTACAATTACTCAACCAAAAAGACTACGAGGCCATCACGGTTCAAGAAATCATTGACTTAGCCGATGTGGGGCGATCAACCTTTTACAGCCATTACGAAAGTAAGGAATTATTGCTAGATGAACTCTGTCAAAAGCTCTTTCACCATCTCTTTGAGCGTGCTGAACACCTCTCACCACAAGACTACCTGGCCCATATCTTCCAGCATTTCAAGAAAAATCAAGACCATGTGACCAGTCTCTTGCTCTCTAAAAACGATTATTTCATCCGGCAACTGCGAAAAGAGCTGGAACACGATGTCTATCCAATGGTAGCAGATGAACTCATCAAGTCCCATCCAACCATCCCTCACTCCTACCTCAAACACCTGGTCGTCAGCCATTTCATCGAAACCCTCAGCTGGTGGTTGAAAAAAGGCAAGTCCTACACCGAACAAGAAGTGACCCAGTTTTATTTGGAGATACTGAAAGTGGGCTCGAACTAG
- a CDS encoding energy-coupling factor transporter transmembrane component T — translation MTDQTLISGAPRVKFKWYQVIDPITKLLFILDMTLLSFASMNLLLQAGLILVATLLLLFSKLSSTIFKALGFSLFMICTMLIIQGLFYSRNQTVLFSVLGVSFYKEGLIYATTLGCRVLVIILTSGFFMVTTSISENAAYLELSGLSYKTVYVLMSVCYILPEMMRNMRKIQQAQKVRGTNPQKTLIQKLKSILPVLIPLVIKTLDQSMARSISLQLRGFDNPNRTVRTSQRVYRLSRTLHIGLTGLAILLIGWKIWTMINGL, via the coding sequence ATGACTGATCAAACATTGATTTCTGGAGCGCCACGGGTCAAGTTCAAGTGGTACCAGGTGATCGATCCGATTACTAAGCTCTTGTTCATCTTGGACATGACGTTGTTGAGCTTTGCCAGTATGAATTTATTGCTTCAGGCCGGATTAATTCTTGTCGCAACACTGCTACTGTTATTTTCCAAATTGAGTTCTACCATCTTTAAGGCGCTGGGATTCAGCCTGTTTATGATTTGCACCATGCTGATCATCCAAGGGTTATTTTACAGTCGGAATCAAACTGTGCTGTTTTCTGTGCTTGGGGTGTCGTTCTACAAAGAAGGCCTGATTTACGCCACCACTCTGGGTTGTCGAGTATTGGTGATTATTTTGACCAGTGGCTTTTTTATGGTGACCACGAGTATTTCAGAAAACGCGGCCTATTTGGAACTGTCCGGATTGTCTTATAAAACCGTCTACGTTCTGATGTCGGTGTGTTATATTTTGCCGGAAATGATGCGCAATATGCGGAAAATCCAGCAGGCACAAAAAGTTCGCGGAACCAATCCGCAAAAAACGTTGATTCAGAAATTAAAGTCAATCCTGCCGGTTCTAATTCCATTGGTGATTAAGACCTTGGATCAATCGATGGCGCGGTCGATTTCTCTCCAACTGAGAGGTTTTGATAATCCCAACCGGACTGTCAGAACCTCCCAGCGCGTGTATCGCCTGTCGCGGACGCTGCACATTGGTCTGACTGGATTGGCAATTTTATTGATTGGGTGGAAGATATGGACGATGATAAACGGATTGTAA
- a CDS encoding zinc-binding dehydrogenase has translation MKKTVYTKAGQVGLVEVECPQIEAPDDVILRIVRTCVCGSDLWSYRNPDIEAGHQNSGHEAIGIVEEIGEAITTVKPGDFVIAPFTHGCGECDACRAGYDGTCDRHIGTNWSDGVQAEYIRFHFANWALVKIPGQPSDYTEAMLKSFLTLADVMPTGYHAARVADVQKGDKVVVIGDGAVGQCAVIAAKMRGASQIVLMSRHEDRQQMALESGATAVVAERGEEGIAKVREILGGGADAALECVGTAAAVDQALGVLHNGGRLGFVGVPHYNNRALGSTFAQNISVAGGAASVTTYDKQFLLKAVLDGDINPGRVFTHSYSLDEIDQAYKDMDERKTIKAMIVLD, from the coding sequence ATGAAGAAAACAGTCTATACAAAAGCTGGGCAAGTGGGTCTAGTAGAAGTGGAGTGTCCACAGATTGAAGCACCAGATGATGTTATTCTCCGTATCGTCCGCACCTGTGTTTGTGGATCCGATCTATGGAGCTACCGCAATCCAGATATTGAAGCAGGTCATCAAAATAGTGGCCACGAAGCCATTGGGATCGTCGAAGAAATCGGTGAGGCCATTACCACGGTCAAACCAGGAGACTTTGTCATCGCGCCTTTCACCCATGGCTGTGGGGAGTGTGATGCCTGTCGTGCAGGTTATGATGGGACGTGTGACCGCCATATCGGCACTAACTGGTCTGACGGGGTTCAAGCAGAGTACATCCGTTTCCACTTTGCCAATTGGGCTCTTGTCAAAATTCCAGGGCAACCTTCTGATTATACAGAAGCTATGCTTAAATCCTTCTTGACGCTAGCAGATGTCATGCCGACGGGCTATCATGCGGCGCGTGTAGCAGATGTGCAAAAAGGTGACAAAGTCGTGGTCATTGGTGACGGTGCTGTTGGCCAATGTGCTGTCATTGCAGCTAAGATGCGTGGTGCATCGCAAATCGTCCTTATGAGTCGCCACGAAGACCGTCAACAAATGGCCTTGGAGTCAGGTGCGACAGCTGTTGTGGCTGAGCGTGGTGAAGAAGGCATTGCCAAGGTCCGTGAAATCCTTGGTGGCGGAGCAGATGCGGCCCTTGAATGTGTCGGTACCGCAGCAGCTGTTGATCAAGCCCTTGGGGTGCTTCATAATGGTGGGCGTTTAGGTTTTGTCGGTGTCCCTCATTACAATAATCGTGCCCTTGGTTCGACCTTTGCCCAAAACATTTCGGTGGCAGGTGGGGCAGCCTCTGTTACTACCTATGACAAGCAGTTCTTGCTCAAGGCTGTACTTGATGGCGACATCAACCCAGGTCGCGTCTTTACTCATAGCTATAGCTTGGATGAGATTGATCAAGCCTATAAAGATATGGATGAACGTAAGACGATTAAGGCTATGATTGTACTGGACTAA
- a CDS encoding AEC family transporter, whose product MDIFLRSISGILVILGMILVGFIIGEKGWFDDKSRGLIAKLVTQVALPCYMLYTITQRFTAADLLKMLPALRFPALSMVILLGIATAVARIFAVRQDRRGLFISMFFNSNTIFVGLPINQALFGDDSIPYVLIYYMCNTTFFWTLGTYLIQRDGEGEARFDLKTSLKKVFSPPLMGFLLGLVLVMLQIKLPAFLASDLQYLGNLTTPLSMIFIGLSVSHVGVKQLVLGKDQLLILLGRFLVAPLLMATIVYWLPLPSLMKQVFIIQSAMPVMTNAPVVARLYGADSDYAAVMVTETTLATMVVIPILMLLMA is encoded by the coding sequence ATGGACATCTTTTTGAGGAGCATATCAGGGATTCTCGTCATCCTGGGCATGATTTTAGTGGGCTTTATCATTGGTGAAAAAGGCTGGTTCGATGACAAGTCACGTGGCTTGATCGCTAAATTGGTCACTCAAGTTGCTCTGCCCTGCTACATGCTCTACACCATCACACAGCGCTTCACGGCAGCTGACCTTCTAAAAATGTTGCCAGCCTTGCGATTTCCTGCCCTGTCTATGGTTATTTTACTTGGCATCGCGACAGCAGTAGCTAGAATTTTTGCAGTGAGACAGGACCGCCGTGGCCTCTTTATTTCCATGTTTTTTAATTCCAATACGATTTTTGTGGGTCTTCCCATCAACCAGGCCCTCTTTGGGGATGACAGCATTCCCTATGTTTTGATCTATTACATGTGTAATACGACCTTTTTCTGGACCTTGGGGACCTATCTCATCCAGCGGGATGGTGAGGGAGAAGCTCGGTTTGATCTCAAAACGAGTCTGAAAAAAGTCTTTTCTCCGCCACTCATGGGCTTTCTCTTGGGACTAGTCTTGGTGATGCTGCAGATCAAGTTGCCAGCCTTTCTAGCCAGTGATTTGCAGTATCTGGGTAATTTAACAACCCCTTTATCCATGATATTCATCGGTTTGTCAGTGTCTCATGTAGGTGTGAAGCAGTTGGTTCTGGGAAAAGATCAGCTATTGATTCTACTAGGTCGCTTCCTGGTTGCCCCTCTCTTGATGGCGACCATCGTCTACTGGTTGCCTCTTCCAAGCTTGATGAAGCAAGTCTTTATCATCCAGTCCGCCATGCCTGTGATGACCAATGCGCCGGTTGTTGCCAGACTCTACGGAGCTGATAGTGATTATGCAGCCGTCATGGTGACAGAGACGACCCTTGCAACCATGGTGGTGATCCCTATTCTTATGCTGTTGATGGCTTAA
- a CDS encoding ABC transporter ATP-binding protein: MDDDKRIVIENLTTRYPGTEQPQLRQINAEVHTGQVVGIIGNSHSGKSTLCRVLAGVIPKMVSAEIEGDWHMFGQRVSDNWPVYNAMNGVVLQNPAGQLSGLADTVADEIAFDLINQGMAEGLIQKRVEEVATQMGLIEQLNLRPESLSGGQSQRLAIATAIATNPAVLIMDDPTSQMDPLGRRQFFQWLAQVKETTVFIVTSEIDDLCEVADVVWVLHEGQMVAQGRPGEVFNHLEADWQIPAPTIQQLAQKMDWRLADGRCPVNDAELKEVCYVHN; encoded by the coding sequence ATGGACGATGATAAACGGATTGTAATTGAAAATTTGACCACCCGTTATCCGGGTACTGAGCAACCACAACTGCGTCAGATTAACGCGGAGGTTCATACCGGCCAGGTGGTTGGGATTATCGGGAATAGCCACTCCGGCAAATCGACATTGTGCCGTGTGCTGGCAGGGGTCATTCCCAAAATGGTGTCTGCTGAGATTGAGGGCGACTGGCACATGTTTGGCCAGCGAGTGTCCGACAATTGGCCCGTTTATAATGCCATGAATGGAGTTGTACTGCAAAATCCAGCTGGCCAACTAAGCGGGTTGGCAGACACGGTTGCCGATGAAATCGCCTTTGACTTGATTAATCAGGGAATGGCTGAAGGACTGATTCAAAAACGGGTTGAAGAAGTTGCCACGCAAATGGGGCTGATTGAACAGCTGAATTTGCGTCCCGAGAGCCTTTCCGGTGGTCAGAGCCAGCGGTTGGCAATTGCCACGGCGATTGCGACTAACCCGGCTGTTTTGATTATGGATGATCCGACCAGTCAGATGGATCCCCTTGGCCGCCGACAATTTTTCCAATGGCTGGCCCAAGTCAAAGAGACGACTGTCTTCATTGTCACCAGTGAAATTGACGATTTGTGCGAAGTCGCCGACGTTGTGTGGGTGCTGCACGAGGGTCAAATGGTAGCCCAGGGCAGGCCGGGTGAGGTGTTTAATCATTTGGAAGCTGACTGGCAGATTCCAGCCCCGACAATCCAGCAACTTGCTCAAAAAATGGATTGGCGCTTGGCTGATGGCCGGTGTCCGGTGAATGACGCTGAACTGAAGGAGGTTTGTTATGTCCACAATTGA
- a CDS encoding glucuronide permease: MFFHILLGFFTAFFALAFALLHLLASLSEVKKGNHTLGNTFLLIGSSLATLSLILYFFLPIVALVLWLIGCGLICYGAYWNGKHKGNFHPAHHLIRTGIALVLTILLALL, from the coding sequence ATGTTCTTCCACATTCTTCTCGGCTTTTTTACAGCCTTCTTTGCCCTTGCTTTTGCTCTTCTTCACTTATTGGCTTCTCTTTCTGAAGTTAAAAAAGGGAATCACACTCTAGGAAATACATTTCTCCTCATCGGAAGTAGCCTTGCGACCTTATCTCTCATCCTCTACTTCTTTTTACCGATTGTCGCTCTAGTCCTTTGGCTGATCGGCTGTGGTTTGATTTGCTACGGGGCCTATTGGAATGGGAAACACAAAGGAAACTTCCATCCAGCCCACCATCTGATTCGGACGGGCATCGCTCTGGTCCTCACCATCTTGTTAGCCTTGTTATAA
- a CDS encoding low temperature requirement protein A — translation MSNLIKHKRVEYSELFYDLVFVYAISKTTALIHHLHHGVLSLDAIFGFLMTLLVLVNSWMIQTVYTNRYGKNSLFNMTVMFINMAMLLLISNMITNDWQSYFHTFCWTVGTLTLTLFLQYLVEYLRKSTTPANRKSIKGFLWMTGLRTLAIYIAALLPIDFGIYVYMLGILLTFVMPIILTRHTSLFQINLPHLIERISLLVIITFGEMIMGLADFFTLENFSIHSILYFIIMVNLFMNYFGKFDHAIDEEGKNKGIFLIYSHYPIFIGLIMVTVSMSFLVNPEVHHHFATGFFYTGIGLFQAAILANGYFNKSHLKYDKLYYGLQAGMFLIGLVLSLLFSANPTIVITIATVMTLAMEVHFIHFYMTRTKKFSSPDWELY, via the coding sequence ATGTCAAATCTTATCAAACACAAACGGGTTGAGTATAGTGAACTCTTTTATGATCTGGTCTTTGTTTACGCTATTTCCAAAACCACTGCCCTTATCCATCATCTTCACCATGGAGTCTTATCATTAGATGCCATCTTTGGTTTCCTGATGACACTTCTGGTTTTGGTCAATTCTTGGATGATTCAGACCGTCTATACCAACCGCTATGGAAAGAATTCCCTTTTCAATATGACCGTCATGTTCATCAATATGGCAATGTTGCTCTTAATCTCAAACATGATTACCAATGACTGGCAGAGCTACTTTCATACCTTCTGCTGGACAGTGGGAACCCTGACCTTAACCCTATTTCTCCAATACTTAGTAGAGTATTTGCGTAAGTCTACTACTCCAGCCAATCGAAAAAGTATCAAGGGCTTTCTTTGGATGACAGGGCTCAGGACCTTGGCTATCTACATAGCTGCACTTCTTCCGATAGATTTTGGTATCTATGTCTATATGCTAGGGATTCTCTTGACCTTCGTCATGCCTATTATCTTAACTCGACATACAAGTCTTTTTCAGATTAATCTCCCCCACCTGATTGAACGCATCTCGCTTTTAGTTATCATCACTTTTGGTGAGATGATTATGGGCCTTGCAGATTTTTTTACACTTGAAAATTTCTCTATCCACTCTATCCTTTACTTTATCATCATGGTCAACCTCTTTATGAATTACTTTGGTAAGTTTGACCATGCCATTGATGAAGAAGGAAAGAATAAGGGAATCTTCCTAATTTATAGTCACTATCCAATTTTCATCGGCTTGATTATGGTGACTGTGTCTATGAGTTTCTTGGTCAATCCAGAAGTCCATCACCATTTTGCGACTGGCTTCTTCTATACGGGTATCGGCCTCTTTCAAGCTGCTATCCTTGCAAATGGCTATTTTAACAAGAGTCACCTCAAGTATGACAAGCTCTATTATGGTTTGCAAGCAGGGATGTTCCTTATCGGACTGGTTCTCTCCCTTCTTTTCTCAGCCAATCCAACCATTGTCATTACCATCGCAACCGTGATGACTTTAGCAATGGAAGTTCACTTTATCCATTTTTATATGACCCGAACCAAGAAATTTTCAAGTCCGGATTGGGAATTGTATTAA
- a CDS encoding energy-coupling factor ABC transporter ATP-binding protein — translation MSTIELNHLTFTYPERSFSLDVEDKLFADPMVAIVGQNGAGKSTLFKLLTGLLTPQTGVIKIDGENFNDLKPVEKLLKVGITFQNPDDQLFNPTVQREVEWSVAQVMDDHDTITRRALAALKRVGLDDKTAESPYDLSLSERKLLSVATVLAVDPAIYLFDEPMMSLDWESRRKLTAIFHQLADSGHQVVTITHDMDWVAAEFESVYVMEHGKFGFAGSPRELFSDHELVQRVGLLPPRIMDIAKSLGDSQTYLSVNDYCQKNRDV, via the coding sequence ATGTCCACAATTGAACTGAACCACCTGACGTTCACTTATCCGGAACGGTCCTTTAGCTTGGATGTTGAAGACAAACTCTTCGCCGATCCGATGGTGGCGATTGTCGGCCAAAATGGTGCCGGCAAATCAACGCTCTTCAAATTGTTGACGGGCTTGCTGACACCACAAACCGGTGTGATTAAGATCGATGGAGAAAATTTTAATGATCTTAAACCAGTCGAAAAGTTACTGAAGGTTGGGATTACTTTTCAGAATCCTGACGATCAGCTTTTCAACCCGACCGTTCAACGAGAGGTGGAGTGGAGTGTCGCGCAGGTCATGGATGACCACGACACGATTACGAGGCGGGCTTTAGCGGCTCTAAAAAGAGTTGGCTTGGATGATAAAACAGCTGAAAGTCCATATGACCTGTCATTGTCGGAACGCAAGCTGTTGAGCGTTGCCACAGTTTTGGCAGTGGATCCGGCGATTTATTTATTTGATGAGCCGATGATGTCGCTTGATTGGGAAAGCCGGCGCAAGTTGACCGCAATTTTCCATCAGTTGGCTGATTCGGGCCACCAAGTTGTGACCATCACCCATGACATGGATTGGGTCGCCGCCGAGTTTGAGTCGGTGTATGTTATGGAACACGGGAAGTTTGGCTTCGCCGGCAGTCCACGGGAATTGTTCAGCGATCACGAACTTGTCCAGCGAGTGGGATTACTACCACCGCGGATTATGGACATAGCGAAGTCGCTGGGTGATTCACAGACATATTTATCGGTTAATGATTATTGCCAGAAAAATCGAGATGTATAG
- a CDS encoding ECF transporter S component, translating into MKTEPIHRTSMWKFKLSAATMTLIPAAVGINYVAKALAEGLKLPVWLGSLGTFLASMLAGPVAGAISGFINNVIYGLTLSPISTVYAITSIGIGIAVGVLHANGWFSSARRVFVSAIIIAIVSAVISTPLNVIFWGGQTGIAWGDSLFAVMSANHAPKWLASFTDEFVLDILDKVCVAYLAFFIYRQLPKRMVHFFSGDK; encoded by the coding sequence ATGAAAACAGAACCGATTCATCGTACCAGTATGTGGAAATTTAAGTTAAGTGCTGCCACCATGACTTTGATTCCCGCTGCCGTGGGGATTAACTATGTTGCCAAAGCCTTGGCGGAGGGGTTAAAGTTGCCCGTTTGGCTGGGGTCTTTGGGAACCTTTCTTGCCAGCATGTTGGCTGGGCCGGTTGCCGGTGCCATCAGTGGTTTCATCAACAACGTGATCTATGGGCTGACCTTATCGCCAATTTCAACCGTGTATGCGATTACCAGCATCGGAATTGGGATTGCTGTCGGAGTTTTGCACGCCAATGGGTGGTTCTCGTCAGCGCGACGAGTATTTGTTTCTGCTATTATTATTGCCATCGTTTCAGCTGTCATTTCAACGCCACTCAACGTCATCTTTTGGGGTGGTCAGACCGGTATCGCTTGGGGTGACTCATTGTTTGCGGTAATGTCTGCCAATCATGCACCAAAGTGGCTGGCATCATTTACCGATGAGTTTGTCTTGGATATTTTGGATAAAGTCTGTGTGGCCTACCTGGCATTCTTCATCTATCGTCAGCTGCCGAAGCGGATGGTGCACTTCTTTAGCGGTGATAAATGA
- a CDS encoding cation diffusion facilitator family transporter, with amino-acid sequence MKTKHAVWIAFFLNLSYAIVEFIAGGIFGSSAVLADSVHDLGDAIAIGISAFLESISNREEDSRYTLGYKRFSLLGAMVTAVILMTGSVLVILENITKIFHPQPVNDEGILWLGIIAVSINVLASLVIRKGQTKNESILSLHFLEDTLGWVAVILMAIVLRFTDWYILDPLLSLAISIFILSKAIPRFWSTLRIFLDAVPEGVDIQQVKSDLEQLDHVASINQLNLWTMDGLEKNAIVHVCLEHVNHMEVCKEAIRTLLKDCGFQNVTIEVDEDLATHRAHKRNIEELETDQDHGHDHHHH; translated from the coding sequence ATGAAGACAAAACATGCGGTCTGGATCGCTTTTTTCTTGAATTTGAGTTATGCCATTGTTGAGTTTATTGCAGGAGGGATTTTTGGATCCAGCGCAGTCCTTGCGGATTCGGTCCATGACTTGGGAGATGCGATCGCTATTGGGATCTCCGCCTTTCTAGAGAGTATTTCCAATCGTGAAGAAGACAGCCGCTATACCTTGGGCTACAAGCGCTTTAGCCTTTTAGGGGCCATGGTAACGGCAGTGATTCTCATGACAGGGTCCGTTCTGGTTATTTTGGAAAATATAACGAAAATCTTTCATCCACAACCTGTCAACGATGAGGGCATCCTTTGGCTAGGAATCATAGCCGTCAGCATCAATGTGCTAGCGAGCCTCGTCATTCGCAAAGGGCAAACCAAGAACGAATCCATTCTCAGCCTGCACTTTCTTGAAGATACCTTGGGTTGGGTGGCTGTCATTCTGATGGCTATTGTCCTCCGATTTACCGACTGGTATATCCTGGATCCGCTCTTATCTCTTGCTATTTCCATCTTTATTCTGTCAAAAGCCATTCCACGTTTTTGGAGCACGCTCAGGATTTTCCTCGATGCCGTGCCAGAAGGAGTAGATATCCAGCAAGTCAAGAGTGATTTGGAGCAGTTGGACCATGTGGCTAGTATCAATCAGCTAAACCTATGGACCATGGATGGCTTAGAAAAAAACGCTATTGTCCATGTTTGTCTGGAGCATGTTAACCACATGGAGGTTTGTAAAGAAGCGATTCGTACCTTGCTCAAAGATTGCGGCTTTCAAAACGTTACTATAGAGGTTGATGAAGACTTAGCAACTCATCGAGCCCACAAGCGCAATATTGAGGAGTTAGAAACCGATCAAGATCATGGGCATGATCATCACCACCATTAA